One window of Saccharopolyspora phatthalungensis genomic DNA carries:
- the mbhE gene encoding hydrogen gas-evolving membrane-bound hydrogenase subunit E: protein MPLLAFVIVHLLVALTLPFLARRSTRAAFLTAAVPPTAALVWVLAQAKPVLAGQVITETVAWAPLIGLEFSFRLDSLALLMTVLVAGIGALVLVYSDAYFSRGGGDARRSAPLLLAFAGAMLGLVFADDLITVYVFWELTTICSFLLVGQAGISRESRRSALQALMITSLGGLVMLLGFVVLGETAGTYRISELIANPPGGTPAAVAAVLILVGAFTKSAQLPFHNWLPAAMVAPTPISAYLHAASMVKAGVFLVARLGPVFSGVPQWWLPAVVFGLATMLLGGWRALHEYDLKKLLAYGTVSQLGFLMVLLGTGTYTAAIAGAAMLLAHGLFKATLFLVVGIVDHQAGTRDIRKLSGLGRRMPWLAAIAVLGAASMAGLPPMLGFLGKEAAFSAFLGGSGPDLLVDAVLVVGSMLTVAYSLRLLWGAFADKHQLPPTDAKPAGFEALVPTALPAVAGLVLGIGYPIADELASAYASAFPFGFDPYHLVLWHGWTMPLLLSAIAVAGGVALHLGRARITALRNGMPRPLDAQRGYERIMALLERVAVGVTGRLQVGSLPTYLGIILLTVLAIPGSALVIRASVPENLRGYDNLLQIGLGVVVVVAAIAVLRARRRLTAVLLVGVVGYGIGGFFIVDGGPDLALAQFLVETLTLVAFVFVLRRLPVRFTQSDNPKALRVPKAVIAGAAGVFISLAAVIFSAARQAPPEASADFIANAEQGAGATNVVNAIIVDFRAFDTVGEISVLAVAATGVASLVLASRHERRKRSTRVAPPARVKTPALAKQQEEVRE, encoded by the coding sequence GTGCCCTTGCTCGCGTTCGTCATCGTGCACCTGCTGGTGGCCCTGACGCTCCCGTTCCTTGCCCGACGCAGCACCCGTGCCGCATTCCTTACCGCCGCGGTCCCGCCCACCGCGGCGCTGGTGTGGGTGCTCGCGCAGGCAAAACCGGTGCTGGCCGGGCAGGTGATCACCGAGACGGTCGCGTGGGCGCCGTTGATCGGTTTGGAGTTCAGCTTCCGGCTGGATTCGCTCGCGCTGCTGATGACCGTGCTGGTGGCCGGGATTGGCGCATTGGTGCTGGTCTACTCCGACGCGTACTTCAGCCGGGGCGGCGGTGACGCGAGGCGCTCCGCACCGCTGCTGCTGGCCTTTGCCGGCGCGATGCTCGGGCTGGTCTTCGCCGACGACCTGATCACCGTCTACGTGTTCTGGGAACTGACCACGATCTGCTCGTTCCTGCTCGTCGGGCAGGCCGGGATCAGCCGCGAGTCGCGGCGCTCGGCGCTACAGGCGCTGATGATCACCAGCCTCGGCGGGCTGGTGATGCTGCTCGGTTTCGTGGTGCTCGGTGAGACCGCGGGCACCTACCGGATCTCCGAGCTGATCGCGAACCCGCCCGGCGGCACCCCGGCCGCGGTGGCCGCGGTGTTGATCCTGGTGGGCGCGTTCACCAAGTCCGCGCAGCTGCCGTTCCACAACTGGCTGCCGGCGGCCATGGTGGCACCGACCCCGATCAGCGCTTACCTGCACGCCGCGTCGATGGTCAAGGCCGGTGTGTTCCTGGTGGCCCGGCTGGGACCGGTGTTTTCCGGGGTGCCGCAGTGGTGGTTGCCGGCCGTGGTGTTCGGCCTGGCCACCATGCTGCTGGGCGGCTGGCGGGCACTGCACGAGTACGACCTGAAAAAGCTGCTCGCCTACGGCACCGTCAGTCAGCTCGGCTTCCTGATGGTGCTGCTCGGCACCGGCACTTACACCGCCGCGATCGCCGGGGCCGCGATGTTGTTGGCGCACGGCCTGTTCAAGGCGACGCTATTCCTGGTCGTCGGCATCGTCGACCACCAGGCGGGCACGCGGGACATCCGGAAGCTGTCCGGGCTCGGCCGCCGGATGCCGTGGCTGGCGGCGATCGCGGTCCTAGGCGCGGCGTCGATGGCCGGGCTGCCGCCGATGCTCGGATTCCTCGGCAAGGAGGCGGCGTTCAGCGCCTTCCTCGGCGGTTCCGGGCCGGACCTGCTGGTGGACGCGGTGCTGGTGGTCGGCTCGATGCTGACCGTCGCCTACAGCCTGCGGTTGCTGTGGGGCGCCTTCGCGGACAAGCACCAGCTTCCGCCGACCGACGCGAAACCGGCCGGTTTCGAGGCGCTGGTGCCCACTGCGTTGCCCGCGGTCGCGGGCCTCGTCCTGGGCATCGGCTACCCGATCGCCGACGAGCTCGCGAGTGCTTACGCCAGCGCCTTCCCGTTCGGCTTCGACCCGTATCACCTGGTGCTCTGGCACGGGTGGACGATGCCGCTGCTGCTGTCGGCGATCGCGGTGGCCGGTGGTGTGGCGCTGCACCTCGGCCGAGCGCGCATCACCGCGCTGCGCAACGGGATGCCGCGGCCGCTGGACGCGCAGCGCGGCTACGAGCGGATCATGGCGCTGCTGGAGCGGGTCGCGGTCGGGGTCACCGGTCGCCTGCAGGTCGGTTCGCTGCCCACCTACCTCGGCATCATCCTGCTGACCGTGCTGGCGATTCCCGGCTCGGCGCTGGTGATCCGGGCCAGCGTGCCGGAAAACCTGCGCGGCTACGACAACCTGCTGCAAATCGGGCTGGGTGTCGTGGTGGTGGTCGCGGCGATCGCGGTGCTTCGCGCCCGGCGGCGGCTGACCGCGGTACTGCTGGTCGGTGTCGTGGGCTATGGCATCGGCGGATTTTTCATCGTGGACGGTGGGCCGGATCTGGCGCTGGCGCAGTTCCTGGTCGAGACGCTGACGCTGGTGGCGTTCGTGTTCGTGCTGCGGCGCTTGCCGGTGCGCTTCACCCAGTCCGACAACCCGAAGGCGCTGCGGGTGCCCAAGGCGGTCATCGCCGGAGCGGCCGGGGTGTTCATCTCGCTGGCCGCGGTCATCTTCAGCGCGGCCCGGCAGGCGCCGCCGGAGGCCAGCGCCGACTTCATCGCCAACGCGGAGCAGGGCGCCGGCGCGACCAATGTGGTCAACGCGATCATCGTCGATTTCCGCGCCTTCGACACCGTCGGCGAGATCTCGGTGCTCGCCGTCGCGGCCACGGGCGTTGCCAGCCTGGTCCTGGCCTCGCGACACGAACGCCGGAAACGCAGCACCCGCGTCGCGCCGCCGGCGCGGGTCAAAACCCCGGCCCTGGCCAAGCAGCAGGAGGAGGTGCGCGAATGA
- a CDS encoding MnhB domain-containing protein → MTSPTKPKPSWTNWDAPTERWLLSGFPRDGMQRTVLLELASRIVFPTVLVLSIYLLFAGHDRAGGGFSGGLVAGQAFLLRYLAGGRMDDSAIVSMRPPVLIGLGLTIATGSAFLPLLFGGQILETAIYKFAVPPLGEIKLVTSVLLDSGVYLLIVGVVLDLLRTLGSGIEADADAAARGQR, encoded by the coding sequence ATGACATCGCCGACGAAGCCCAAGCCGTCCTGGACCAACTGGGACGCCCCGACCGAACGCTGGCTGCTGTCGGGGTTTCCCCGCGACGGCATGCAGCGCACTGTGCTGCTGGAACTGGCTTCCCGGATTGTGTTCCCGACGGTGCTGGTGCTGTCGATCTACCTGCTGTTCGCCGGTCACGACCGGGCCGGCGGCGGCTTCAGTGGCGGACTGGTCGCCGGGCAGGCGTTCCTGCTGCGCTACCTGGCCGGTGGCCGCATGGACGACAGCGCCATCGTGTCCATGCGACCGCCGGTGCTCATCGGGCTCGGCCTGACCATCGCGACCGGCTCCGCGTTCCTGCCGCTGCTCTTCGGCGGCCAGATCTTGGAGACCGCGATCTACAAGTTCGCCGTGCCCCCGCTCGGCGAGATCAAGCTCGTCACCAGCGTGCTGCTGGACAGCGGGGTGTACCTGCTGATCGTCGGCGTGGTGCTGGACCTGCTGCGCACCCTCGGCTCGGGCATCGAAGCCGACGCCGACGCGGCGGCCAGGGGGCAGCGATGA
- a CDS encoding Na(+)/H(+) antiporter subunit C translates to MTINLAMAVVLAVLYSVGFYLLMQRSLMRILLGIVILGHGSNLLLQTAGGPPGRAAMIGTTSPGEMADPLPQAMALTAIVITFALTTFLLALAYRSWTLLGHDEVRDDVEDRRIQRLERRLAESEEDSTEELAKEARGLETER, encoded by the coding sequence ATGACGATCAACCTGGCGATGGCGGTAGTGCTCGCCGTGCTGTACTCGGTCGGCTTCTACCTGCTGATGCAGCGCTCGTTGATGCGGATCCTGCTGGGCATCGTGATCCTCGGGCACGGCTCGAACCTGCTGCTGCAGACCGCCGGCGGCCCGCCCGGCCGGGCCGCGATGATCGGCACCACCTCGCCCGGAGAAATGGCCGACCCGCTGCCGCAGGCAATGGCGCTCACCGCGATCGTGATCACCTTCGCACTGACCACCTTCCTGCTGGCGCTGGCCTACCGGTCCTGGACGTTGCTCGGTCACGACGAGGTCCGCGACGACGTGGAGGACCGGCGTATCCAGCGCCTGGAACGCCGCCTGGCGGAGTCCGAAGAGGACAGCACCGAAGAACTGGCGAAGGAGGCTCGCGGATTGGAAACGGAACGGT